One genomic window of Kaistia geumhonensis includes the following:
- a CDS encoding RluA family pseudouridine synthase, with amino-acid sequence MNDLQDDGQDDGEEIVDLVVEPEAAGRRLDAWLASRIDTLSRSRIKALIESGHVAIGGATIVEAKKPVNSGDVVQLSVPEAEPAEPEGEDIPLDIVFEDEALIVIDKPAGLVVHPGAGNWTGTLVNALIAHCGDSLSGIGGVKRPGIVHRLDKGTSGLIVVAKTDRAHQGLAAQFADHGRTGPLERGYLALVWGVPSLPYGLVDAPLGRSPTNRQRMAIVKQGGKEAITHYTVEESYGPASAPIASLVDLRLETGRTHQIRVHMAALGHPLIGDPDYGKGFQTKVHRLPEPLGDEVGGFQRQALHAWLLGFEHPLTGETLRFESEPPEDLAELIEGFKAL; translated from the coding sequence ATGAACGACCTTCAGGACGACGGCCAGGATGACGGCGAGGAAATCGTCGACCTCGTGGTCGAGCCGGAGGCGGCGGGCAGGCGCCTCGATGCGTGGCTCGCGTCCCGGATCGACACGCTGAGCCGCAGCCGCATCAAGGCATTGATCGAGAGCGGCCATGTCGCCATCGGCGGCGCGACCATAGTCGAGGCGAAAAAGCCGGTCAATTCGGGCGACGTCGTCCAGCTGTCGGTGCCGGAGGCGGAGCCGGCCGAGCCCGAGGGCGAGGACATCCCGCTCGACATCGTCTTCGAGGACGAAGCCCTGATCGTGATCGACAAGCCGGCAGGCCTTGTGGTGCATCCAGGCGCCGGCAACTGGACCGGTACGCTGGTGAACGCGCTGATCGCCCATTGCGGCGACAGCCTCTCCGGCATCGGCGGCGTGAAGCGGCCCGGCATCGTTCACCGCCTCGACAAGGGAACTTCGGGGCTGATCGTCGTCGCCAAGACCGACCGCGCCCATCAGGGCCTCGCCGCACAGTTCGCCGATCATGGCCGCACCGGCCCCCTCGAGCGCGGCTATCTCGCACTCGTGTGGGGCGTGCCCTCCCTCCCCTATGGCCTCGTCGACGCTCCGCTCGGCCGCTCGCCGACGAACCGCCAGCGCATGGCGATCGTCAAGCAGGGCGGCAAGGAGGCGATCACGCATTACACGGTGGAGGAGAGCTACGGCCCGGCGAGCGCGCCGATCGCCAGCCTCGTCGACCTTCGGCTCGAGACAGGCCGCACGCACCAGATCCGCGTCCACATGGCCGCGCTCGGCCATCCGCTCATCGGCGATCCCGACTACGGCAAGGGCTTCCAGACCAAGGTGCACCGCCTGCCGGAGCCGCTCGGGGACGAGGTGGGCGGTTTCCAGCGCCAGGCGCTGCATGCCTGGCTGCTCGGCTTCGAACATCCGCTGACCGGCGAGACGCTGCGCTTCGAGTCAGAGCCGCCTGAAGATCTCGCGGAACTCATCGAGGGCTTCAAGGCGTTGTGA
- a CDS encoding cold-shock protein translates to MATGTVKFFNTAKGFGFIEQGGGQPDVFVHATAVERAGMRSLVEGQKISFDLVRDARSGKQAAENLSAA, encoded by the coding sequence ATGGCTACCGGAACAGTGAAGTTTTTCAATACGGCCAAGGGTTTTGGTTTCATCGAGCAGGGCGGCGGCCAGCCGGACGTGTTCGTGCATGCCACGGCTGTCGAGCGTGCCGGCATGCGCAGCCTCGTCGAGGGTCAGAAGATCAGCTTCGACCTCGTGCGCGACGCCCGCTCGGGTAAGCAGGCCGCCGAGAATCTCAGCGCCGCCTGA
- a CDS encoding DUF1127 domain-containing protein, which yields MANGIIASYKGWVKFRQTCNELNRLTNRELADLGIERSEIAKVAKRSAAY from the coding sequence ATGGCTAATGGCATCATTGCTTCCTACAAGGGCTGGGTGAAGTTTCGCCAGACCTGCAATGAGCTCAATCGGCTGACGAACCGTGAGCTCGCCGACCTCGGAATCGAGCGTTCGGAAATCGCGAAGGTCGCCAAGCGGTCGGCCGCCTACTGA
- a CDS encoding DUF1127 domain-containing protein yields the protein MNIVKNFKNWRKYKETYGELVRLNNRELADMGIQRGDIDHVARRAAGY from the coding sequence ATGAACATCGTCAAGAACTTCAAGAACTGGCGGAAGTACAAGGAAACCTATGGTGAGCTGGTCAGGTTGAACAACCGGGAGCTGGCCGACATGGGGATCCAGCGCGGCGACATCGACCACGTCGCCCGTCGCGCCGCCGGTTACTGA
- a CDS encoding universal stress protein, with protein MTGPRYRIAHTTDFSLASRPAFVHALALAVALKAEFQVLHVQGRGDEAGHFPAVRETLAGWGLIAADAPRETVDRDSGVLVSKVDIRDHDPASGVERFLSAHAADLLVLGSHAREGLDRVLHGSISERIAAETEVPVLFVPLDRPGFADPATGALSLQHILMPIADQPPAGHALNVVARLSSALGLADDAVELLHVGERAPRIPTPSGEGWAPVRLASGPLIETILAHAGSADLVAMPTRRHDSLLDMLRGTHTERVMRQAPCPVLAIPA; from the coding sequence ATGACCGGACCACGCTATCGCATCGCCCACACAACCGATTTCTCGCTCGCGAGCCGACCCGCTTTCGTGCATGCGCTGGCCCTCGCCGTGGCGCTGAAGGCAGAGTTCCAGGTCCTGCACGTCCAGGGCCGCGGCGACGAAGCCGGGCATTTTCCGGCCGTCCGCGAAACTCTCGCCGGCTGGGGGCTCATCGCCGCCGACGCACCGCGCGAGACGGTCGACCGCGATAGCGGCGTCCTCGTCTCCAAGGTCGATATCCGCGACCACGACCCGGCGAGCGGCGTGGAGCGATTCCTCTCGGCCCATGCGGCCGATCTCCTCGTGCTCGGCTCGCATGCCCGCGAGGGGCTCGACCGGGTTCTGCATGGATCGATCTCCGAACGGATCGCCGCCGAGACCGAGGTGCCGGTGCTCTTCGTTCCGCTCGACAGGCCAGGCTTCGCCGATCCGGCGACCGGCGCGCTGTCGCTCCAGCACATCCTGATGCCGATCGCCGATCAGCCGCCGGCCGGCCATGCGCTCAACGTCGTGGCACGGCTCTCCAGCGCGCTCGGTCTCGCGGACGACGCCGTCGAACTGCTGCATGTCGGCGAACGCGCGCCGCGCATTCCGACGCCGAGCGGCGAAGGCTGGGCTCCGGTCCGGCTCGCCTCCGGCCCGCTGATCGAGACGATCCTCGCCCATGCCGGCAGCGCCGACCTCGTCGCCATGCCGACGCGCCGCCACGACAGCCTGCTCGACATGTTGCGCGGCACGCATACCGAGCGGGTGATGCGGCAGGCGCCCTGCCCCGTCCTCGCCATTCCAGCCTAG
- a CDS encoding gluconokinase, which produces MTGTTPVLKRNLIVMGVSGSGKTTVGERLAAHFGAPFIEGDKLHPPENVAKMSAGTPLNDDDRLPWLKAIATRLAEADDAPSGVVAACSSLKRSYRAILTSGVARRTSFVFLDGSHALLAERMKTRKGHFMPASLLESQLATLERPGDDEDVIRIDLDGDIDAELEAALATIAREDAAN; this is translated from the coding sequence ATGACCGGCACGACACCTGTTCTGAAGCGAAACCTCATCGTCATGGGCGTGTCCGGCTCGGGCAAGACGACGGTCGGCGAACGGCTCGCCGCCCATTTTGGCGCCCCCTTCATCGAAGGCGACAAGCTGCATCCACCGGAGAACGTCGCCAAGATGTCGGCCGGCACGCCGCTCAATGACGACGACCGCCTGCCCTGGCTGAAGGCCATCGCGACGCGACTGGCAGAAGCGGACGACGCGCCGTCTGGCGTCGTCGCCGCCTGCTCGTCACTGAAGCGCAGCTATCGCGCGATCCTGACCTCCGGCGTCGCGCGGCGGACCAGCTTCGTTTTCCTCGACGGCTCGCATGCACTGCTCGCCGAGCGCATGAAGACGCGCAAGGGTCATTTCATGCCCGCCTCGCTGCTCGAGAGCCAACTGGCGACCCTTGAGCGTCCGGGCGACGACGAGGACGTCATCCGTATCGATCTCGACGGCGATATCGACGCGGAACTCGAAGCGGCGCTCGCCACGATCGCGCGGGAGGACGCCGCGAACTGA
- a CDS encoding PAS domain-containing protein codes for MLNDGVGSIGPAFLREGGEMGRLIAAFAWERTSLGAIERWPQGIISTVAMILRSPVPIVTLWGEDGVMIYNDAYSVFAGARHPALLGSKVREGWIEVADFNDNVVRTVFGRGETLSYADQELTLYRNGRPEQVWMNLDYSPVLDEDGHPLGVIAIVVETTDKVAAERWLRGEAERLRMMVEQTPGFSALLEGPDHVFTMANQAYLRLVGNRDIIGKPVIEALPEVVGQGFLELLDRVYESGSAISGMTAPVWLESAAGAAPELHYLDYIYQPVRDRSGALAGIYVQGTDVTEQVIARKALEESEARFRLVAESAPVMLWMGDQDGRCIYLNRAQREFWGTPDDLSDFDWSTTVHPEDREALAGPFEEGMRTRTRFTAEARYRRADGAWRTLLTDARPRFSVEGEFVGMIGVNVDVSEQRQAEAVQHKERRRLEILNSSGAAIAAELDPEKIVQTVTDAGVALTGAQFGAFFYNVIDEAGERYRLYSLSGVDRSHFDSFPMPRNTPLFHPTFEGKGIIRAGDVLKHPEYGLNSGFLGMPHGHLPVRSYLAVPVVSRTGEVIGGLLFGHPEPDRFFEEHEKLLVGIAGQAAVAIDNARLFQTVEQENRQRAKAEEQLRALNETLEARVAAEIAVRQQTEAALLQAQKMEAIGQLTGGIAHDFNNLLMAVMGSLELLGKRIPADPQLRRLIDNAMEGARRGGALTSRMLAFARRQELQIAPVDIARLFDGMAELLQRSLGPMIAIETDFPAALPTVQTDPNQLETALLNIAVNARDAMHEQGTIRVSASEEIISEDPELAPGRYVRLSVSDTGEGMDAETLRRAREPFFTTKGVGKGTGLGLSMVHGLAQQSGGRLALHSEPGRGTTAEIWLPVAVCPAGVETAPVAPVAEAAPPMSLSVLVVDDDALVRMNTVAMLEDLGHRVVEAQSGMEALALLAGDRVDLVVTDHAMPQMSGAQLAEQLRRDYPGLPIILSTGYAELPDGGDPGLPRLSKPFTEAQLVAILASVVGEGPSARASQRSA; via the coding sequence ATGCTGAACGACGGGGTCGGGTCGATCGGACCGGCCTTCCTGCGGGAAGGCGGCGAGATGGGCCGGCTGATCGCCGCTTTCGCCTGGGAACGGACATCGCTTGGAGCGATCGAGCGCTGGCCGCAGGGCATCATCAGCACCGTCGCCATGATCCTCCGTTCTCCGGTGCCTATCGTCACGCTCTGGGGCGAGGACGGCGTCATGATCTACAACGACGCCTATTCGGTCTTCGCCGGCGCCCGCCATCCCGCCCTGCTCGGCTCCAAGGTGCGCGAGGGCTGGATCGAGGTCGCCGATTTCAACGACAATGTCGTGCGAACCGTGTTTGGCCGCGGCGAGACGCTCAGCTACGCCGATCAGGAGCTGACGCTCTACCGCAACGGCCGACCCGAACAGGTCTGGATGAACCTAGACTATTCGCCCGTTCTCGACGAGGACGGTCACCCGCTCGGCGTCATCGCCATCGTCGTGGAGACGACGGACAAGGTGGCGGCCGAGCGCTGGCTGCGCGGCGAGGCCGAGCGTCTGCGCATGATGGTCGAGCAGACGCCCGGATTCTCTGCCCTGCTCGAGGGTCCGGACCACGTCTTCACCATGGCGAACCAGGCTTATCTGCGCCTCGTCGGCAATCGCGACATCATCGGCAAGCCGGTGATCGAAGCGCTGCCGGAAGTGGTCGGCCAAGGCTTCCTCGAATTGCTCGACCGGGTCTATGAGAGCGGGAGCGCCATCTCCGGCATGACTGCGCCGGTCTGGCTGGAGAGCGCGGCGGGTGCGGCCCCCGAACTGCACTATCTCGACTATATCTATCAGCCCGTCCGCGACCGGTCCGGCGCGCTCGCCGGCATTTATGTCCAGGGCACCGACGTCACCGAGCAGGTGATCGCCCGCAAGGCGCTGGAGGAGAGCGAGGCGCGCTTCCGCCTCGTGGCCGAGAGCGCCCCGGTCATGCTCTGGATGGGCGATCAGGACGGCCGCTGCATCTACCTGAACCGCGCGCAGCGCGAGTTTTGGGGAACGCCCGACGATTTGTCCGATTTCGACTGGTCGACGACGGTTCATCCCGAGGATCGCGAGGCGCTCGCCGGCCCCTTCGAGGAGGGCATGCGCACGCGCACCCGCTTCACGGCCGAGGCGCGGTATCGCCGCGCCGACGGCGCCTGGCGGACGCTTCTCACCGACGCCCGGCCGCGTTTTTCAGTCGAAGGCGAGTTCGTCGGAATGATCGGCGTCAATGTCGACGTCAGCGAGCAGAGGCAAGCCGAGGCGGTGCAGCACAAGGAGCGGCGGCGCCTCGAGATCCTCAATTCGAGCGGCGCGGCCATCGCCGCCGAGCTCGATCCCGAGAAGATCGTCCAGACGGTCACCGATGCCGGCGTCGCCCTGACCGGCGCGCAGTTCGGCGCCTTCTTCTACAACGTCATCGACGAGGCGGGCGAGCGCTACCGCCTCTATTCGCTGTCGGGCGTCGATCGCAGCCATTTCGACAGTTTCCCGATGCCGCGGAACACGCCGCTCTTCCATCCGACCTTCGAAGGCAAGGGCATCATCCGTGCCGGGGATGTCTTGAAGCATCCCGAATATGGCCTCAACTCCGGCTTCCTCGGCATGCCGCATGGACATCTCCCGGTGCGGAGCTATCTCGCTGTGCCTGTCGTCTCGCGGACCGGCGAGGTGATCGGCGGCCTTCTGTTCGGCCATCCGGAGCCGGACCGCTTCTTCGAGGAGCACGAGAAGCTGCTCGTCGGCATCGCCGGGCAGGCTGCGGTGGCGATCGACAATGCCCGTCTTTTCCAGACCGTGGAGCAGGAGAACCGCCAGCGCGCCAAGGCAGAGGAGCAGCTGAGGGCCCTCAACGAAACGCTGGAGGCGCGGGTCGCCGCCGAGATCGCCGTGCGCCAGCAGACCGAGGCGGCGCTCTTGCAGGCCCAGAAGATGGAGGCGATCGGCCAGCTCACCGGCGGCATCGCTCATGACTTCAACAACCTGCTGATGGCAGTGATGGGCAGCCTCGAACTGCTCGGCAAGCGGATTCCCGCCGATCCGCAGCTGCGCCGCCTCATCGACAACGCCATGGAAGGCGCGCGGCGCGGCGGGGCCCTCACGTCGCGCATGCTGGCCTTCGCGCGGCGCCAGGAACTGCAGATCGCCCCGGTCGACATCGCTCGGCTTTTCGACGGCATGGCAGAGTTGCTGCAACGCTCGCTCGGGCCGATGATCGCCATCGAGACGGATTTCCCCGCAGCGTTGCCGACGGTCCAGACAGACCCCAACCAGCTCGAGACGGCGCTGCTCAACATCGCCGTCAACGCGCGCGACGCCATGCATGAGCAGGGCACGATCCGCGTTTCCGCATCGGAAGAGATCATCTCCGAAGACCCGGAGCTCGCGCCCGGACGCTATGTGCGCCTCTCTGTCAGCGACACCGGCGAGGGCATGGACGCCGAGACGTTGCGGCGCGCGCGGGAGCCCTTCTTCACGACGAAAGGCGTCGGCAAAGGCACCGGGCTCGGCCTGTCGATGGTGCATGGCCTCGCCCAGCAATCGGGTGGCCGGCTGGCACTGCACAGCGAGCCCGGCCGCGGAACGACTGCCGAAATCTGGCTGCCGGTGGCCGTCTGCCCGGCGGGCGTGGAGACGGCTCCGGTTGCACCGGTCGCCGAGGCCGCACCGCCGATGAGCCTCTCCGTTCTGGTCGTAGACGACGACGCCCTCGTGCGCATGAACACCGTCGCCATGCTGGAAGACCTCGGCCATCGCGTCGTCGAGGCTCAATCCGGAATGGAAGCGCTGGCGCTGCTGGCCGGGGACCGCGTCGATCTCGTCGTGACCGACCACGCGATGCCCCAGATGAGCGGAGCCCAGCTCGCCGAACAGTTGCGCCGGGATTATCCGGGCCTGCCGATCATCCTCTCGACCGGCTATGCCGAGCTTCCGGATGGCGGCGACCCTGGGCTTCCGCGCCTCTCGAAGCCCTTCACGGAGGCTCAGTTGGTCGCGATCCTCGCCAGCGTGGTCGGCGAGGGACCGTCAGCGCGCGCCAGCCAGCGATCCGCGTGA
- a CDS encoding DUF2000 family protein, protein MLYATKTALVILDDLLPWQKVNIAAFLAGGLVNRHPDIIGEPYRDASGQAYTALIREPVFVFGADGAGLARTHGRALSRGLDIALYIREMFSTSNDADNRAAVAAVSGAGLDLVGIGLHAERKIVDKVTAGLKFMG, encoded by the coding sequence ATGCTTTACGCCACCAAGACCGCCCTCGTGATCCTCGACGACCTCCTGCCCTGGCAGAAGGTCAACATCGCCGCCTTCCTCGCCGGAGGGCTCGTGAACCGGCATCCCGATATCATCGGCGAGCCCTATCGCGATGCCTCCGGCCAGGCCTACACCGCGCTCATCCGCGAGCCGGTCTTCGTCTTCGGCGCGGACGGCGCCGGCCTCGCACGCACGCATGGCCGGGCGCTCTCCCGCGGGCTCGATATCGCACTTTATATCCGCGAGATGTTTTCGACCTCGAACGACGCCGACAATCGCGCCGCCGTCGCCGCGGTCTCGGGCGCCGGCCTCGATCTCGTCGGTATCGGGCTTCATGCCGAGCGCAAGATCGTCGACAAGGTGACGGCCGGCCTCAAATTCATGGGCTGA
- a CDS encoding AraC family transcriptional regulator produces the protein MPDDFISTEPPQRGVQRLLARFGGHAYDLHRHETYAVGATLLGAQGFRYRGAGRISARGQCMVLHPDEWHDGRSATPDGFLYRMVYLDPDRVLAALGGRGPLPFVGEAVAEDAVLATLIDEFFASFPEPADPLAVDGFLADCAGRLARRAGLAPADRSKPLARMRRVKALIDAEFDRPIASEDIERVSGLDRFETARHFRAFVGTSPHRYLVGRRLAVAHRRIARGEALADVAAETGFSDQSHLTRAFKGRYGLTPGRFRALLAAGGAGFR, from the coding sequence ATGCCCGACGACTTCATCTCCACCGAGCCGCCCCAGCGCGGCGTGCAGCGCCTGCTGGCGAGGTTCGGCGGCCATGCCTATGACCTGCACCGCCACGAGACCTATGCGGTCGGCGCGACGCTTTTGGGCGCACAAGGCTTCCGCTATCGCGGTGCCGGCCGGATCAGCGCCCGCGGCCAGTGCATGGTGCTGCATCCCGACGAATGGCATGACGGCCGCTCGGCGACGCCGGACGGGTTCCTCTACCGCATGGTCTATCTCGACCCGGACCGCGTTCTCGCGGCGCTCGGTGGCCGGGGACCGTTGCCCTTCGTCGGCGAGGCGGTCGCGGAGGATGCGGTTCTCGCGACGCTTATCGACGAGTTTTTCGCTTCCTTCCCGGAGCCGGCCGATCCGCTCGCGGTAGACGGCTTCCTCGCCGATTGCGCTGGACGCCTAGCGCGCCGGGCCGGCCTCGCACCGGCCGACCGGTCGAAGCCGCTCGCCCGCATGCGGCGGGTCAAGGCGCTGATCGATGCCGAGTTCGACCGGCCGATCGCCTCCGAGGACATCGAGCGCGTGTCGGGCCTCGACCGCTTCGAAACGGCGCGCCATTTCCGTGCCTTCGTCGGCACCTCGCCGCATCGATATCTCGTGGGCCGCCGCCTCGCTGTCGCCCATCGACGGATCGCCCGCGGCGAGGCTCTGGCCGATGTCGCCGCAGAGACAGGCTTCTCCGACCAGAGCCATCTGACCCGCGCCTTCAAGGGGCGCTACGGCCTGACGCCCGGTCGCTTCCGCGCCCTTCTGGCGGCTGGCGGAGCCGGTTTCCGCTGA
- the yegS gene encoding lipid kinase YegS, protein MRLRLILHGKVAREQRVREAIGAVRADGHVVSVRVTFESGDASRMAAEAVADAKAGLVDTIVAGGGDGTVNEVFGAALAADPPPGCGFAVLPLGTANDFARSAAIPAEDTTAALRLAATAPVRPIDVGFVDARLFINLLTGGFGSRVTVETDPDLKRRMGGLAYVLTGVSRFSELSANTGRIIGEDFSWEGSFLALAIGNGRQAGGGIALCPDAMLDDGLLDLMIVPEIAAEARLDALGSILMQGMTAIETMVVRARGPWFEYRSDKELSVNLDGEPMRARRFRATCRPGALALHVGQGAAVVAA, encoded by the coding sequence ATGAGGCTACGCCTGATTCTGCATGGCAAGGTGGCGCGGGAACAGCGCGTTCGCGAGGCGATCGGCGCGGTGCGTGCCGACGGCCATGTCGTGAGCGTGCGCGTCACCTTCGAGTCGGGCGACGCGTCGCGGATGGCGGCAGAAGCGGTGGCGGACGCGAAAGCCGGTTTGGTCGACACCATTGTCGCGGGTGGCGGGGACGGCACCGTCAACGAGGTCTTCGGCGCCGCGCTCGCCGCCGACCCGCCGCCCGGCTGCGGCTTTGCCGTGCTACCGCTCGGCACCGCCAACGACTTCGCCCGGTCCGCCGCCATCCCCGCCGAGGACACGACCGCCGCGCTCCGCCTCGCCGCGACGGCGCCGGTGCGGCCAATCGATGTCGGCTTCGTCGACGCGCGCCTCTTCATCAATCTGCTGACGGGTGGCTTCGGTTCGCGCGTGACGGTCGAGACCGACCCCGACCTCAAGCGCCGCATGGGTGGGCTCGCCTATGTGCTGACAGGTGTCTCGCGCTTCAGCGAACTCTCGGCCAATACCGGGCGGATCATTGGCGAAGACTTTTCGTGGGAAGGATCCTTCCTCGCTCTCGCGATCGGCAATGGAAGGCAGGCGGGCGGCGGCATCGCGCTCTGCCCCGACGCGATGCTCGACGACGGGCTGCTCGATCTCATGATCGTGCCCGAGATCGCGGCGGAGGCGCGCCTTGATGCGCTCGGCTCGATCCTGATGCAGGGGATGACGGCGATCGAGACCATGGTCGTGCGGGCGCGCGGTCCCTGGTTCGAATATCGCTCGGACAAGGAGCTGTCCGTCAATCTCGACGGCGAACCGATGCGCGCACGCCGCTTCCGCGCCACCTGCCGGCCCGGCGCGCTCGCTCTCCATGTCGGCCAGGGCGCGGCTGTCGTCGCGGCGTGA
- a CDS encoding LysR family transcriptional regulator, translating to MHYRMMALSWDLCRSFLAVLDEGSLSAAARRLRLTQPTLGRHVAELEQQLGIVLFTRSQTGLDPTDAALELRPHAEAMALAAEALRRTATGEAAEERGSVRITASEIVGTEVLPPILAAFNRLHPRIAIELVVSNRSEDLLRREADIAVRMTTPVQGALLQRHIGRIALGFFARRDYLERNGTPENRDALRGHVLIGFDTETPSVRAAQRQGVIPDRSAFTLRTDSDVAGLQAVRAGFGIGVCQVRIGERDPSLVRVLPDDFEIGLETWLAMHEDLKSVRRMRLVFDHLAEALGAYVRGGPSD from the coding sequence ATGCATTATCGCATGATGGCGCTGTCCTGGGATCTCTGCCGCTCTTTCCTCGCCGTTCTCGACGAGGGCAGCCTCTCGGCGGCAGCGCGTAGGCTCCGGCTGACTCAGCCGACGCTCGGCCGCCATGTCGCCGAGCTGGAACAGCAGCTTGGCATCGTGCTGTTCACGCGCAGCCAGACGGGGCTCGATCCGACCGATGCCGCGCTTGAGCTCCGCCCCCATGCAGAGGCGATGGCGCTGGCCGCCGAAGCGCTGCGGCGCACCGCTACGGGCGAGGCGGCCGAGGAGCGCGGCAGTGTGCGGATCACGGCGAGCGAGATCGTCGGGACGGAGGTGCTGCCGCCGATACTGGCCGCGTTCAATCGGCTGCATCCGCGCATCGCGATCGAACTCGTCGTCTCAAACCGAAGCGAGGACCTGCTGCGCCGCGAGGCGGATATCGCCGTGCGCATGACGACGCCGGTCCAGGGGGCGCTGCTGCAACGGCATATCGGCCGCATCGCACTCGGCTTCTTCGCCCGGCGCGATTATCTGGAGCGGAACGGCACACCGGAGAACCGCGATGCCCTTCGGGGCCATGTCCTGATCGGGTTCGACACGGAAACGCCGAGCGTGCGGGCGGCGCAGCGGCAGGGCGTCATCCCGGATCGGTCCGCCTTCACGCTGAGAACCGACAGCGACGTCGCAGGTCTGCAGGCGGTGCGGGCCGGCTTCGGGATCGGCGTGTGCCAGGTCAGGATCGGCGAGCGCGACCCGTCGCTTGTGCGCGTGCTGCCGGACGATTTCGAGATCGGTCTCGAGACATGGCTCGCGATGCACGAGGACCTGAAATCCGTCCGCCGCATGCGGCTCGTCTTCGATCATCTCGCCGAGGCGCTCGGAGCCTATGTGCGCGGCGGGCCGTCCGACTGA
- a CDS encoding GMC family oxidoreductase encodes MTASTPPALLPSYDYIVVGGGTAGSAVARRLAERSSATVLVIEAGPDDEGFDGIADPARWVAFCNGSLDWGYEYAATSLVNGRTMALPRGRVLGGSSSTGALHWYRGHAADYDAWAAAGATGWSFDACLPFFRRIEDWEDGETSLRGADGPMRIERSRDPHPLAWAMIEGAAELGIPIIDDPNGASNEGAALANLTQSGGRRWSAATGYLHAGRPLANLTVLTRSLALRLTFAHGRCTGVHHLVGDRVTETAARVEVILSLGAIDTPRLLLLSGIGNSAALGRLGIDTVADLHGVGANLQDHPMIRAVNFRARAPLGPIRDNGGGSVINWRSRPGLARPDLTAICFQRASAVPELAADYDLTGDVFAIAPGLMESRSKGHLRLLESGPGGRMEIQPNFLSHPDDLEALVTAVDFAMDLVETSAFAKLFASYLAPGRRLDRAETVDFIRTTCTTYFHTCGTCRMGTDDEAVVDPELRVRGIEGLRIADASVIPVIPSCGTMAPTLMIAERAADFITGPH; translated from the coding sequence ATGACGGCATCGACACCGCCCGCGCTCCTCCCCTCCTACGACTATATCGTCGTCGGCGGGGGCACCGCCGGCTCGGCCGTGGCCCGCCGCCTCGCCGAGCGGAGCAGCGCGACGGTTCTCGTCATTGAAGCCGGGCCCGACGACGAGGGCTTCGACGGGATCGCCGATCCCGCCCGCTGGGTGGCGTTCTGCAACGGCAGCCTCGACTGGGGCTACGAATATGCCGCGACCAGCCTCGTCAACGGCCGGACCATGGCCCTGCCGCGCGGCCGGGTGCTCGGCGGCTCGTCCTCGACCGGCGCACTGCACTGGTATCGCGGCCACGCCGCCGACTACGACGCCTGGGCGGCCGCCGGCGCGACCGGCTGGTCGTTCGACGCGTGCCTCCCCTTCTTCCGCCGCATCGAGGACTGGGAGGACGGCGAGACCAGCCTGCGCGGCGCTGACGGCCCGATGAGGATCGAGCGCAGCCGCGACCCGCATCCGCTGGCCTGGGCCATGATCGAGGGCGCCGCCGAACTCGGCATACCGATCATCGACGACCCGAACGGCGCCAGCAACGAAGGCGCGGCGCTGGCCAATCTGACCCAGTCGGGCGGTCGGCGCTGGAGCGCGGCGACCGGCTATCTCCACGCCGGCAGGCCGCTTGCGAACCTTACAGTCCTCACCCGCTCCCTCGCTCTCCGGCTCACCTTCGCGCACGGCCGCTGCACCGGCGTGCATCATCTCGTCGGCGACCGCGTGACGGAGACGGCCGCGCGGGTCGAGGTCATCCTGTCGCTCGGGGCGATCGATACGCCGCGGCTGCTCCTGCTCTCGGGCATCGGCAATTCCGCCGCGCTCGGCAGACTCGGTATCGACACTGTCGCGGACCTGCACGGCGTCGGTGCCAATCTGCAGGACCATCCGATGATCAGGGCGGTGAACTTCCGGGCCCGGGCGCCGCTGGGTCCCATCAGGGACAACGGCGGCGGCAGCGTCATCAACTGGAGGAGCCGGCCGGGCCTCGCTCGGCCCGATCTCACCGCCATCTGCTTCCAGCGCGCAAGCGCCGTTCCCGAACTCGCCGCCGACTACGACCTCACGGGAGATGTCTTCGCGATCGCGCCTGGCCTGATGGAATCGCGCAGCAAGGGCCATCTCCGCCTGCTTGAATCGGGCCCCGGAGGACGGATGGAAATCCAGCCGAACTTCCTGTCGCATCCCGACGATCTCGAGGCGCTGGTGACGGCGGTGGATTTCGCGATGGACCTCGTGGAGACCTCGGCCTTTGCCAAGCTGTTCGCGAGCTATCTCGCGCCGGGGCGGCGCCTCGACCGCGCCGAAACGGTCGACTTCATCCGGACCACATGCACGACCTATTTCCACACCTGCGGCACCTGCAGGATGGGAACGGACGACGAGGCTGTGGTCGATCCGGAGCTCCGTGTCCGCGGCATCGAGGGGTTGCGCATCGCCGACGCCTCCGTCATCCCGGTCATTCCGAGTTGCGGCACGATGGCGCCGACACTGATGATCGCCGAGCGGGCGGCCGATTTCATCACCGGCCCGCATTGA